The following are encoded together in the Neomonachus schauinslandi chromosome X, ASM220157v2, whole genome shotgun sequence genome:
- the LOC110570072 gene encoding LOW QUALITY PROTEIN: swi5-dependent recombination DNA repair protein 1 homolog (The sequence of the model RefSeq protein was modified relative to this genomic sequence to represent the inferred CDS: substituted 1 base at 1 genomic stop codon): MESPSDSAVILPSTPRAXANPPSPRISSTRKQPMSATLRERLRKTRSSFNSCYSVVKRLKVENEENDQTFPEKPASSTEENCLELQENFKNIDGEFKESTYLKNTFKNISACVSKSLDTESCSDLQSDFVNEDLPKQGLSEEGTKLVKQIEEKEDVLRRLKLVKMYRSKNDLSQLQVLIQTWRSCSQLLLYELQSAMSEENNKLSLTQLIDHCGLDDKLLHYNRNEEEFMGV, translated from the coding sequence atgGAAAGCCCATCCGACTCAGCTGTGATTTTACCTAGCACTCCACGGGCCTGAGCCAATCCACCATCTCCCCGTATAAGTAGCACAAGAAAACAACCTATGAGTGCAACACTTAGAGAACGATTAAGGAAAACTAGATCTTCATTTAATTCCTGTTACAGTGTGGTGAAACGTCTTAAAGtagagaatgaagaaaatgatcagACTTTTCCTGAGAAACCAGCATCTTCAACAGAAGAAAACTGTTTGGAacttcaagaaaattttaaaaacatagatggTGAATTCAAAGAAagtacatatttgaaaaataccttCAAGAATATCAGTGCATGTGTATCTAAATCTCTTGATACTGAGTCATGCAGTGATCTCCAAAGTGACTTTGTGAATGAGGATCTTCCCAAACAAGGATTAAGTGAAGAAGGAACAAAATTGGTGAAGCAGATTGAGGAGAAAGAAGACGTTCTTCGCAGGCTAAAACTGGTCAAAATGTATAGATCAAAGAATGACCTGTCTCAGTTACAGGTGTTAATACAGACGTGGAGAAGCTGTAGCCAGCTGTTACTTTATGAGTTGCAGTCAGCTATGTCTGAGGAGAACAACAAACTCAGCCTTACTCAGTTGATAGACCACTGTGGGTTAGATGATAAATTGCTAcactataacagaaatgaagaagaatttATGGGTgtttaa